In a single window of the Pocillopora verrucosa isolate sample1 chromosome 4, ASM3666991v2, whole genome shotgun sequence genome:
- the LOC136280301 gene encoding chymotrypsin-C-like: MSQSVYQSAYYTPCGVSPVDLRARVVGGKNSKRGWWPWQIGLRRVNSKAELALICGGALISRRWVLTAAHCFYHRDFRGARVLDNWSNKYRVTVGDHHLGRDEKSQIDVEVMKIFVHQDYNDVKITNDIALVKLDKEVELGPLVRTLCIPDKDKGDLAIVKKYGIATGWGVTQALKPLQVPKEHKCYSDRL, translated from the exons ATGAGTCAGTCTGTCTATCAGTCAGCtt ATTATACACCCTGTGGTGTAAGTCCTGTTGACCTGAGGGCGAGAGTGGTCGGTGGTAAGAATTCGAAAAGAGGCTGGTGGCCCTGGCAGATTGGACTGCGCAGGGTCAACTCAAAAG CGGAACTTGCGCTTATCTGTGGTGGTGCTTTGATTTCTCGTCGCTGGGTTCTGACGGCTGCACATTGTTTTTACCACCGAGATTTTCGAGGGGCTCGTGTTCTCGACAATTGGTCCAATAA GTACCGCGTGACAGTGGGTGATCACCACTTGGGGAGGGATGAAAAATCTCAGATTGACGTGGAAGTGATGAAGATATTTGTTCATCAAGATTATAATGATGTGAAAATCACAAATGACATTGCTCTGGTCAAACTCGACAAGGAAGTGGAACTTGGCCCTTTAGTACGGACATTGTGTATTCCGGACAAGGATAAAGGAGATTTGGCAATCGTTAAAAAGTACGGCATAGCAACAGGATGGGGTGTAACGCAAGCCCTGAAACCCTTACAAGTCCCCAAAGAACACAAATGCTACTCAGACCGTCTTTAA